A stretch of DNA from Montipora capricornis isolate CH-2021 chromosome 1, ASM3666992v2, whole genome shotgun sequence:
AGGCGACGAGCTCATCAAGATCATCTGGCGGGTTGCGACACAAATCCGATTCAGTCAGGTCGGCATTTACACTTTCAACATCAACTGACTTGATTTTTCTGTAGGAAACAGTCTTGATAGTAAGAGAGGGCTTAGCAGAATGTAGGCCACAGAGGATGGACCCATGGTCGGAGAAATATCGATCCACTACCGGAGTTGACCGAATGATCTGGTCGGACTGACGTGTGATGACTAAATCCAGTGTGTGACCGAGAATGTGGGTAGGGCCAACAACGTGCTGGCGCAAACTAAAGGACTCTAGCAGATCTAGTAGTTTAATCGAGTCACTGTCCTCAGGTACATCCACatgaatattaaaatcaccAGCGATCAACAACTGTTCCCTGCATAAGACGACGGTTTCCAAATAGTCACTAAGTTCGCTGAAAAATGTACTCAAAGGAATTTTGCGTACGTCAGAATCGGCTTGCGGTCGGTATAAAATAACCACCCGAAAATCATGAGAAACACTTTGCACTGTCCACTCTGAGAACTCGAATGACACTTTTGCTCCAGCATCAACTTTCTTTACAGCCAGCGAGTCACGAAAAATAAGGGCTGTTCCACCGCCCCGACGCCCGTCGCGGCCTTGGTCCAGTAACTTGTATCCATCAGGACAAAGCTCAGCTCGAACAGCAGCGTCATGATCGCCAAGCCATGTTTCTGTGATAGCAACCAAATCCGCTTTGCAATCGCACACATAATCAAAGATTACGGCAGTTTTGTTTTTAACGGAGCGCGAATTCAGTAAACACAGAGACAACACCTGATTTCCATTTCTGCTAAAAGGAGCTCTGTTGACCGAGACGAGGTTGGACGGGTTACGTGATCGTACAAATGATCCCGAGGGACGTGAGTGAGAAGTTGGTAATGGTTCGCCAGTTTCCGTAGGGCCAGGATTCAATTTGAAAACAAGATCGCCTTTATTCACCTCTCCCTTCAGGACCTGCAACTGGATCCCACATCCAACCCCACCTATCTACGTGTGCACATCAAGTGTTAAAAAATGGACCTTTTTCGACAAGGATGCTTAAACTATTTAGGCCATGGTTGTTCTTCCATCTGTCCCATCGCTTCCCTGATGGCATACCTTCACCTACGTGGTCCAACGCCGGGTCCTCTCTTTGTTCACCCAGATGGTCAACCCTTGTCTCGGGTGCAGCCGTCTCATTTCCTTCAGTCAACTTTATCTGCCACTGGGATACCTGGATCCTTCCCCAGCTACAGCTTTCGAATCGGGGTGGCAACTACAGCAGCTCAGAAGGGTCTTCCAGATCACGGGCCATTGGTCCAGCAACACCTACCAACTGTATGTTGGGACTCCAGTGCAGTCTATTCTTGAAGCGGTGGCAGGTTTCTATGATTGGTATGTATAATTATGGTCTTTCTGCTATACCTGGCAGGTGCCTCGGGATCTGGCAGTGGTTGTCAGGGGCTCTGGCTTcccccagccatgagccccttAGGCTCTGGGCTGTCCTTAGTCAGCCCAGAGGTCCCTTCGGCATGGTGGGGGGCTTAGTCAGTGCCCAGAGGTCCCTTGGGCATGGTGTGGGGCCTCTTGGCTGGATTGCAGGGATTGCTAGATATGGGAGTGTCTTACTGTCTAGAGGGTGGCTGATGAACATCCCCAGCACCCACCTTCCACTCAGCTCGATACAGTTGTTAAATgtggttaaatgcaatttaacctAGTTAAGTTCAACAAAGAAATGCTGGTTTTCCGTGTGTTTAGGTCCACAATTGGAGCAGTTTGCTTAGCAGTCAGCGGTTCATTCGTACATGCATAGGCTAGGTCATGCGGTCTCAGTGTCGCAGCCATTTAGAGCTACATTCGGAGAGTGTTGTGCAGCCTTCGTTTTTAGGCGGTCATTCTCAGCGTTAgcgttttcttattttttctgcTACCCTCCCCCTTCTACCCTCCTTTTTTCCACTGTTAACACAGTGCGATGGGTGCCCGGATGTCTCtgtgtgggggctcatggctgggttgcggGGATTGCTAGCCCTGGAAGCGTTTTACTGTCTAGGGGCTGGCTGATCACAGTGGAGGCCCCTGGACATCCCAGGCACCCACCTTCCACTCAGCTCGATGCAGTTGTTAATTTCAAGTACAGCACTGATGCTAAAAAGATAAACTCACAATTCCATCCAAAGAAGGGGGACAGAAATCTAGCTCACTACCAAAGCACTATACTGTAACTAAACCAGGGTGTACTTTTAAACTTGGGAAATAGTCATGTTCACCACTCAGGCTCCTTCATTTGAGCTAACTTTCCTCTTGAGGAAAGACCTTGACAAAAGACACATTAAACATTAACATACTGAGCAACTAGTTAAACCAATGCAAGAACTACAGTAGTATGAGTCTTAATTCTTACAAGGGGAATTAAGACCGCACAAAATGCAGGAATTATAGTGGACTGGTAATGATGTTCCCAAGTTAATATTCCCAGTTGTATGTTCCAAAGTTCATATTCCCAAGTTCTCCTCCATGGCTTGCTGCTCTGATGAATGCATACCCTCTGGCACCAGAAGATGAATACTTTTAATGAATTTCAAGTAGCTTGGAACTAGACAGTGCATGCCCAGGGGCTATTCTTACCACCTAATACTTTTTCCATCCCCAAACGTTAAGACGTTCCCTTCTTCCCTCCAATCTGCAGCTACCCATGGACACCTTAAGTACTAAGTAGCATCAGTGCTGCCCTGTGTAAAACAACTAAAAGGTCAAATTCAAGAATATGTGGAGAAGTGacacaatagacctaatcggctaactcaatgttgtacccaattcaaaccttttgggaataaaacgttttgttccaggtatttccatatcatttaaatatgaatgctacattatcatgcaaatgcaatacacaaagaatcttagtcccgggagatttgaattgggtacaacattgagttagccgattaggtctatcaTGCACAtgctttgtgattttttttttttttttcttagctttaatGTTCCTGGGAATAAAAAATTTCAGCTACATTGATGTACAGTGTACACACTTAAAccgaataaagaaaattcacagGTTAAACACAACATGTACACGTACGTTGCCATGGTTGGTGCCGATGATTTGTCACGGAAAACACATTCCAAGATGATTTTTAatcatgtaaataataattcaCTATACCTGTAAAGTTTCTGCCATATACAAAGGAGTGCATGTGCCATGAGAGCACTTCTTGTGATCTGAGTGCCATGTTGCACTGGCCACATGTCTGTGATGCTCACTGGTCCACCAATATTGATCAGGGGAGCTGATGGAAAGCGAGATGATAAATATGCAACCTCTTCCCACCACGTCTCAAGCTAAATGAACACAGAGAGAGAAGCTTTAAatgtacatttaaaaaaataatatggACAGACCTCATAAATTAAAACAGTCCTCGATCAGCACCCCTTAAGAATTTCTAAAACATCCTACACTCCTAAAGCTAACTCTATGAAACAGCTGAGGACAGGATTTGCTGGAGAAAGAAGATAAAGGATTCTTGACCTGGCTACAATGGTGGACAAGGGTGCAAGTCGATGATTTGTCACTTTTTCACTATTGAGTTTGAATTGTGATTTTCATACAACTTTGATGCTCAAATTTTGAACATTAGAATTTCAAGAGAAATGGGAAGTGACCGACAGTCCTAACTGCTTTTTGGTATTTAACTAACTAATACACTGTAATCACGATTTTGGATAAATTTTGTACATACAATACCAATGAAAATATCCACACTTTTATAAAATGTGGTGCTTAGTATTACCATTGGCAGCCACTGCAAGTGCCAAGTCATGTGAAGCAACAACAAGCAAAGATCATGATTTTCACATCCTCCATCGAGATAATCTTGATTTACTGTAGCAGATTTAGCAAATTAAAAAGGGCTGAGTCTGTTCGTCTACGTAGTATTTttgcgatgatgatgatggcatGGTCCTGTGACAAGTCAGCTTTGATATGGCACATGCATATTATGCAATTCAAAAATTCCATTAAGTTGATGAAGCAGGATCCAGTGACCTTTATAACttattgactcctgggagtgagactttaaTAGCAGATTTTACTGggctgtctaacaccagataattttactcgtcaactgggtgTGTCCCATGGCTCCTAAGGGCTCAATGGGTTAATGGTGATAAGCATCTCTTTAGAAAGTCATGACCTTCATTCAGTTTTACTCTGACAATCTTAGTAACATTGTCTGTTTAATTGTATCAAGggtcaggtttcaaatcactTGAGCTTCACTAAATTTCTTTAATTGAGCACTCTGACTTCATACTGAAGAACCTAAATTCAAATCAGTTTACTCTTCTTACCCAATTTCTCATGTTTTTGCCCCTTGACTCCAGTTTCTTTTGAAGCTCTTTTCCAACTCCACTGGCAAATTCATTCACAACAAACTGAGTATGGAGGAATTCCTCTCTTGTGAGGAGGGGCTTCACTGTATCAGAGACAAAGTTCATGGAAGTCAACAACTGCATAATCAGTTTCGTCAAGGAGTAAAACGGACTGATGCAAATtacttatcatcatcatcatcatcatcatcatcatcatcaacactACTATAATCATTATAATAAGTTTTGCAAGATTTCATTATCTTTAATACTAGCttccaatattattatttgggGTGCAGAGATGCCACAtagtggcccgggttcgattcccagactcagcttcacatatgggttgagtttgttggttctctactctgctctgaaaGGATTTTCTCTggatactctggtttcccctctcctaaaaaacaaACATACAATTTGATTTGCATAAATTTGCTGATTTCAGGTATTAATACAGAGTCCAGTGCTAACAGACTACaacttcctttcttttttattgcTCCCTGAGGATAAACCTGTGGGGCAACATATGCAGACATAACATCTGCCATATTCTTATAGGCAactcaaggctgctgcctaagaaaattttaaaggggccctcagagctaaacgctgagaacttaggagcccaacatatgaagtgaaaggtgttgctgtgaaaaattaaggagcccagagctatgctttgggagccccaggctaccaggctcctgttaggcaacagccttgcaacTAAATAAAATCTTCACAAGATCCTGAAATCCTATGTGGTTTTTTGTACTGATTTTGCATGGATATTTTTGGATACTTTGTTGACGAGACAATGACTCTTGATTAAGTTTTAGCTTTTAACACAGTGGTTTCCATGAGGATTAATGGCCAACGAAAAGCACCTAATTTTTTCAGCTACCTCCCTTAGAAAAGTTGgctattttatttttccttaaatCAAAGTGAAAGACTATTTCAAACCTAagataaatattcattttaacAAACAACGCAAATAGAGGCTATTACGTGGCTGCACtgagatatgaaatttctctttgactGTTGAAAATTCCAGTACTGTGAGAGTGATTTGGTAAAGAGTAAATCACATTAAAATTCCAATAATTTGCAGAACAGGCCATGAAAATGTACATGCACCCTTTACCTTTATGAAATATTACCTGAATCCAAATAATTTTCACATGTTTGAGCCAGTGGAGGTACTGGAAGACTTGGAAGTTTGTCTTGCAGTTCAAAAGTCTTTCCCATGCTTATCTTCGAAAGGGATGCTGGACAAATTACGAAAGACATTAAATTAATCTTAGAATTCTTGTGTACTAGTCGTCCAATCAAACATCATATAACAAATTTACTGCTCACTTTCTTCACTACTCGAGAATTAGGGcaagggttagccaaattgagggttttgggttactttcaaaaagaaggggggtggcgaatggtaaatgcgagactttgcgagacggcgagaccagcgtttttctttgcgagcccgagacattttgactttttagattgcgagaccgagacttcaaactGTTTGACACCTTAtgtgcgagacgcacataaccgctcaaaaaacgagactgcgagacccgtgaaattcgactaaaattttgcgagatcCTGAatttttgatgaaccattcgccacccctaaaaGAGCAACGACTGACccgtggaatgtgacctgtgatTTAGACCGGCCAATTTTAAATATATCTTTATTGCCCGTTTTGCTTCATGACGCCAAACacaccgttttaaatcatcactccacgtattctttaatattccggaatacggttaATCGAACCCAACCCCAAATTAACTATTGTATGTTGGTTTGTCTGTTGAGGTTCCAGCACTGACTTCTAGTTGTTatacacagaagcccttcaagctaatcctgccaagccgaccacaatcggttatttaaagaccctgagtgttaggCAGGCCGGACATGAATATttacgacctcccgcgtgacatcCCTGTGCTCAACCAACAGCTGAACCACCGGTGTAAACCGTAACATAAGCGCACTGCAGTGacgaaaaacaaagtaaataacATATAGGCGCTATTAATACTCAACAATATGGaaataagtggccctgtattctgcagtttagccTGAAAGGTCAAAATGCGCATTATCATGATCACCTGCCAATCCACGTCTGTGAAAGCGGGCAACCGTAAAACACCTCCGTGTACCTTTTGCACACTGCAGCACCAAACGACACATCCTGGAtcacctcattcccagggtacatttaaaatggcggacacTTATGGCGTACCTCTTTTTTGGGGGAGGgagggtggggggagggggctgGAAAATATCTTccgaatatattttttttcagcaCTGGTAGCGACAATCTGTGTGTATGTGTGTCAACAAACTACATTGCTCCCTTTGTTAGCATGATTCATTCCGcccctttctttttcttgagcAAATATTATGTTTTGGTTAATGTCCACCCCTCCCCAACTAAACGGCGAATCGGGTTGCAATGCTGGTGCCCATTGAGAGCACGTGAAGTCGATAAACGTACAGACCCTTTTGCAGTTTCTTTGCTTCCTTTGGAATCCGAAAATTGTTTTGACACTGGATGGCTGGTTTGGAAATCCTGTCACCTGAAGGTTTACGTCTCGATGGTCGAAGACCCCACGAACTAAGAAAAATCGTTTGTCGTTTGGGAGTCTTTAAACAAGCGGACGGTTCTGCGTACATTGAGATGGGAAATACAAAGGCTTTAGCTACTGTGTACGGTCCTCACGAAGTTACGATTAAGTCTAAAATGCTTCACCACCGAGTGCTGTTAAATTGTCAATTCAGTATGGCGACATTTAGCACaggtgaaagaaagaaaaggccaAAAGGAGACAGACGATCGACCGAGACTTCAATGCTCATGAAAAGAGCGTTTGAAGCTGCTATTCTTACTAAACTGTATCCTCGATCGCAGATCGACATCTATGTGCAGGTAATTTTCGTAGCGATGAATGTAAAAGGTGAATGTACCTTTTAAAAAGTGCCCATAAATGTCAATTTTAGGGGCTCCACTTATTTTACTTTTATATTACCAATAGACTATTTTCCCATTCCCATAATACAATACGTTTTGGGgcttctttacataaaaacatttaacacttaatgactggtcccgaggcaAACAGTTCATTTGTTACCTGCAAATCTCATTGTTTCCCCGCAGCGCAGCCGAGGAAAACATTGAAACGTTATATAGCACTAAAAGAAAAAGGTGCAATGCCAACAGCAACGGCTGTCATCAGTCAACATTCgtgggtaacagtgcactgttaccctctgacgtcatagattttgcactgttgcccgcttaGAGACTTTTggcaggaaacagttttattgttagatgtcatgtgacctcgaagtaaccaatgagagcgtgtgctgttgggggaaaaatttcagctatataacaattgacaactattcaccgaagtggaggtggctagcggtggatatttaccgagcggcaaagcggcgaggtaaatatccaacactagccaccgacactgaggcacaggatattcggagtttgacgagccaatcagcgcccgcattcaacgctatccactgttttagtatatactaatactGGTTATATCCATTGCTTTAATGCAAACaacccccaaaatgaactgtattatgggatttgcaaAAATAGAGAATCCTTAAAACaggagcttttttttttggttggggAAGGGGAGCGGGTAGTGAGAGGGTGGGGTTGTGTCCAGGGAATCAGACAGATATAACTACATTTGGTATGTTGAAGTGGGAACTGGGAGTAGTAAGCAGTAAGATCTCATTTGGGGCTTCACACTGAAAAATGCAGAGCGTGCAGACTGTctgtaaaatcaaaatttggttAGCCTGAATGTCAATCTGGTTAGCCTAATTGagcctaaataacattcggttagctctcaataatagtgtgGGTAACACCATATTTTTACCCTGGTCtggacggtctgcacagtctgtagtctgcattttggCAGGAATTGGTTAATGACGCAACTGAAGTAGTGGCAAATAGTCCCAAACATTCCAAGCTTCAATTGGCCTTAAACCATTGACTGTATCATTGCAGGGTGCAAGGGATGGGTAAAAAGGCATATGGGTTTGAGTCCTGCCCATGGCTACAGTTGGTTTCttaactgcaatgatcagcCTCTTTGCATCAATCAAGTGATCTTTCACTTTTAATTATATTAACATGGTCAGTACACTAATAGCTAAAAGCTAGCTTCCAGGTATGCCAAAAATAATAAAGAGAAACTTACAAAGATAAAAACTTCTTGGAAGTTTAtaacagaaaactaaattaagAAGACTGACAAGTCATAATGATGCAAtcataaaaaatttaatattgaCTACAAGATATTGTCTAACAAGGATAGcataaaaattgtaaaaaagggcAGAAATAGCCACACATCGTGGATACATCATAGTCTAGGGTTTTCAAAAAGAGCTGGCGGCCGGTGAAATTTATTGCACATGAACTCGCCGCCTACTTTTCCTTGGAAATTACCCCAAATTTTATGATTAACATCAGAAACATTCGCACAAAACACGAGCCTTAGCTTGGTAAGGatttgttcacaaaaaaaaaagagagatgcCTGAATTCTGAGTAATTTTGGCGGCGATTTGGTTTCCTGTCCGTGTAAAAGGAGGTGTTCAAGGATCAAGAACACACATTTTTGAGGCAGCGGTCTAGCAGTCTAGTacttgatgtacatgtaagctGCCTGATTTGCTAACTACATTATTTAATTGAAGCATTTGCGAAAGATCTTTTTGGTTACAACAGATGAAATGCATTGCACGCATCTGAAAAGAATGCAAAGGAGCCTTAAATGGGCTATGTCACCTAAAATATGTCTTGCCATCAACTGAATttccaaaaatatatatattcatgtacTCTTTATTAATTAAAAGCTGATTAACAATCTTAGTGTTCTGTTAAAATACCCTAATTTGTGCTCCAGAATGCAGGAAATACAATCTAAGAGgcccaaatttcaaaattttcccggGTGAGGTCGATACCCCCGAACCACCTACAAGCTTGTATCTTTCGCCCTTGGAAAGCACACCTTTGGTGCGCGTTATCCATTCTCCACCTACTCCTCAGTTTTTGCCAACTACTAAACTTattattgaaaaccctgataCTCCGATGAAATTTAGTGTTTTCAGGTTGTTCTTCAAAGCGGTATAATTGTTTGAATCTTCCTGGTTTTGTATGGGATAGAATTCCACAATTTTGGTGCAATGTATCGCCATGATCTTAAGCTGTAAGTTGCAGATTTCACTTTCGGAAGGTCCACTATTGTGGTACCTCTGAGATTATGCTTGGCATGCAAACCATTTATCAGCACAAGCAAGATCATTTTTTTAAGTGAATAGTTTCCTCATTTCTTGAGAGATTGTTGTCAGCATAGGTGCACAGTATACTCTTCTTAGTAATGTGTGAGAGATCATTGATAAAGATCGATGTTAAATAACAAGGGGCCCAAGAATGGATCCCTGTGGGACACCTTTAGATACTTAAATTGCTACTTTGAAAATGTCTCTTCAAATCTCACTCTTTGGAATCGATTTGATAGATAATCTTTTATCAGGGCAGCGATGGCTTTGTTAGCTTCATATTCTTTCAGTTTCAAGATGATTACTGGGGTAGTTCGTCAGATAGAGTGTTGAAAGCTTTTGACAACAAGTCCACAGAGACCAGGCCAATCGTTTTGTCGTTGTCAATGTCTTCCTTCCATTGCTCAGTTAAACTGAGAAGGGCTGTGTCACAGCCATGATATTTCCTATAAGCAAATATGTATTTGTGGTGGATACCTTCAAAATATGGGCTTAGTCAATGATGAATCAAGCAagtctttcaaaacatttcaaTAAGGTGGGCAGGATGTTTATTGGTCAAAGTTTCCACTGTTGTGGCATTTCCGTAGAAGTTAGGGCATGATTTATCAGTTTAATTTAATATATCTATAGAAAATAGTCAAGCCTacaagcggagctccctggttatttattcttactgcctgtagggttagggaaaatgaaaggtttcgaattgtccacgttttgatgtttccagttgctgctttaataattaaatcattttctttgctttcttctgtagaaaagttcattgcctaactagtgaattccacggtacattTTACACTAAAAACCGATATAATtttgcatgaatcacgaagcaatgagtacgatatcggtttttcgagtgaaatttactttggaattcaccag
This window harbors:
- the LOC138045659 gene encoding exosome complex component RRP41-like, whose product is MAGLEILSPEGLRLDGRRPHELRKIVCRLGVFKQADGSAYIEMGNTKALATVYGPHEVTIKSKMLHHRVLLNCQFSMATFSTGERKKRPKGDRRSTETSMLMKRAFEAAILTKLYPRSQIDIYVQILQADGSNQSACINAATLALIDAGIPMKDYVSACTVSFVNDKPLMDINYLEESFGGPKLSLALLPKSGNIVMFQMDSRLHVDNLDKVLDLAKKGCTDIHVLQRQTVHEFSQEYLPSLNGN